From Aegilops tauschii subsp. strangulata cultivar AL8/78 chromosome 5, Aet v6.0, whole genome shotgun sequence:
TATCAACTGAatgatctctactcctaatgtctcagttggtagtctccgttccgggtttattttcgtcccacctcccgagtgaggaagagggggagagagagtgaggaagagggAGTGAGAGGGGGTGTGTGTGAATTTGATGGTAAAAAAGGTCGTCAATGTCACTTAATATGTATGAGAATATTAAATGTAATATTAACATAATTGATATTGAACTTTTAAAGTTAGTGtggccccgttgcaacgcacgagcGTTCTTCTAgtactcctaatggagcagttggtagtctcgCTTCCAGGGTTTTTTTCGTCCCACCTTCCATGTTTTTTTGGTACCTCCTCCCACCTTCGCTGGTATTTTTTTGTAGATTTTTTTTGTCCCCTCCCCCACTTTATCAGTTTATTTTCACGTCACCCTCTCACACAACGAAAGAAATCTGAACAAATCAGAACTTTGCATACTGGCGCAAGTTATTTAGTAATGTAGAATCAATCACGAACAATCTCTAAAGATCAAATCTAAATTAATTAACCTTACCTTAAATCACTTAATCACATTAATTAGAAAACAAATAATTGATTTTCAGAAAAAATCGCTCAATGACATTAACCTTACCTTAACTCATAGATGGTAATCAATCTCCAAACAAAGGAAACAATACATCGATGGAGCAGTAAATAAACTCCCTTTCTTATGATATGTATATGATCTTCTCTTCCCTCTCTGTTGTCGAGCGTTCTTGATTCTCGAGGCCGATGCTTGGGCTGCGTCACTGGGTCGCGACGGTGCCGGAGGACGAGGAAGGCGAGGCCGGGTGCCGCGGCACCGCGTTGGCCGCGACTGGTGAAGGGGGCGAAGAAGGGCGGCTTCCCTGGCCCTGGCCCTGGGAGTTGGTCCGGTGGAAGCGGCACTTGAAGGACCCGGCGTGGGTGGCCGGCGCGCAGACGCACTTGGAAGCGGGCCCGCGACCCGCGCTGGACGGCGCCAACGCCGACCCGTGCCACCTCCTCCGCGTATTCTTGGAGCTGTGGCTGGCAGATTTACATGAAATTAATTCCCTCAGTTGTGGTGGCAAATATAATACACATAATCCATATTGTTATGCACTAGcgtgtgtgtgtgaaatagatggattatggtcccgtacccaataagatggatgtgtgtgttagagagagagagggagagggggagagagagtgaggaagagagagggagagagtgtgtgtgaggatttgatggTAAAAAAGGTCGCCAATGTCGTAATATTGAACTCTTAAAGTTAACGTGGCCCCGTTGCAAGGCACGGGCGTTTTTCTAGTTTTTTATGTGTTTGATCTTCTTGGTTCAATGTTTAGTGGGAAATGTTGTTTGGGTTCGGCGCATGTTTTAATTTTAACACGTCTACTAGAGTATAACGTTTCTGCTAAAGCAGAATAACTGCCCCACGCATCAAAATGCTATTTCGACGAtgtaagactagccacaatgggtagtaataTAGAATAGTAATATGTCCATATTACTACTTTATGTTACTACctatatagtggggagtaacatatgtgtggtaacatgtaatacttcatttattaggctatagactcatcttgccttgatatgtgtgatgttactcatactagtagtaataactagctatgttactacatgcctctctttcttcatttattgcttgccacatcatctattttatctggATATACGTGATGTTACTACCTACCTGTACCGTCTCCCAACCGCGTTGAAGATGCTCGGAAGACGAGGGTCCCCTTCCGAGGAACAGAAAGCGAACAGTCTCCGCCGTATTATCCGGTTCACTGCCCGCTGCTTCCGACTCGCGACTCTCCGTCGTCTGGACGTACGCCGCTCCGGGAGGTGGCGCGAAAATGACGCAGGTGACGGCGGTATCGGCCGACATCGTCCTCCACAACGCGTTTGTCGTCACCATGGACGGCGCCCTGACGGTCCTCCGGGACGGCGCCATCGCCGTCGTGGGCGACCGCATCGCCGCCGTGGGCCCTTCGGCGGACGTCCTTGGCGCCTTCCCCGGCGCCGCGCAGACCCTCAACCTCGCGGGTCGTATCCTCCTTCCCGGTTGGTACCCGCGCGCCTCTGCTTGATGAAGCTTTTCCCCTTGCAAAAATTAGTCAGTTTCCAGTGACGCTTGTGCTTGCTGCTTGATTGCTTGGATTGGTAGGGTTTGTGAACACCCACGTGCACACGTCGCAGCAGCTGGCGCGGGGGATCGCCGACGACGTCGACCTGATGACGTGGCTGCACGGGAGGATCTGGCCCTACGAGTCTCACATGACGGAGGAGGACTCCTACGCCTCCACGCTCCTCTGCGGCATCGAGCTCATCCGATCTGGGGTGAGCCAATTGTCCACTGGCATCGGTTCCACAGTATAGCTTCTCTGTTGGTACTAGTTTGTATTGACTAATGGTACACCATATATGTTTGCTCAAGCCCGGAATACTTAATTTCGCCACCCAATCGTGCTTGCATTGGTGGAGATGTTACATAAAACACAGTGAGAATTGAGCAATCTACACAGTGTATTCCTTAAGGATTTATTGACACGTGCAAGTGCAAGCAGGTGCCCAGCATTTTGCATCTTGGCTTAGTTGATGCCCAATGTTGCTTTTACATGAGGACATTAGGTACATTTTGGTACTTGTACAGCTCTAATGCTCTATGGTGAGGCGTATTATCTTTTCAGGTGTTGTGAGGTTGTGCATCGTAGAGGCATGTTTGTCATGGAAGAAATATAGAGTTGGTGTCATCTCTAAGAACCCGCCAAATCTTTTAATAGCATTGGCTTCCACTTCCACGCGTGGATGAGAACCCAGGGCAGGGGTGACCTTGTAGTTGTCTGATACTCTTATCACATTTGACCAGATGGAATCATTCTGAGGGCTCCCTACTATCCTTTTTAGGGCTTTGGGTGCCTCGAGGTAGACACGATCCATTTGTTGCTGGATGAGTCTCACTCCTTCCTTATTCCTGACAGTACGAGAGATGTCTTTAGTACCATTTTCATATCTTATTATATGCAAGAATTTCGTTCTTTGTAAATTGAATCATGCTTATTATGTGTACAGATCCAATTCAACAGCTTTTTTATATGAGTTTGTTGAAATATATGTTCATAATATAGATCTTTACATGTTTTTTATTTGTACTGCTGAAACAAATCTACGCATGTTGGTATGTCCTTTTTGCTTATTTTTTACTCACAATCTTGTAGAAAGAGTGAGGAATATATTACTCGCATCCTAAAATCCTAACAAATTTGGAGCACCCGGCCACCTAATGATTGTTTATTGTCTGATCTGTATGCCCTTTGTATGTTGAAATGAATTCTGTACTCTGTTAGATCCAGGGTTTTGATTATTTACTAGTTGATCAAAACGCACAAGTTTTTTGCTATCCTCAGATCTAGAAGTCTCATTTTTCTTGTACTCCTCCAATGGCACTGCAATATAAGAATAGTGGCTACAAACCAATTTCTAAGCTGAATGAAGTTCAATTTCTTTTGTGGTGTTAATCATAAAAATCCTGATTTATGGCTTCAGGCTTGGTCAATCTGGTAGTATGCTGTTTGTATATCTTAACAGATGTATTGTTGGTTACTTGTGTATGTTTAGGGTAAAGTTCAGTAGCACTTATGTTCATTTTACAGTTACAATACATCATGTAtgtcttttttttttgaaaccaCATCATGTATGTCTTTTGATGGCCTATGGGTTGATCTACACTCCGTAGGTGTGAACTAAAGATGGAGATATTTTTTAAGAGTTGGGCATGCCTTAGGCGGATCTGGGCAAAACCTTTTAAGTTAGTGTTTGTTAAAATCAGTGTTTAATCTTTATATTGTGCTCACCTATAGCTAATTGACAAACAACGTCACATGTGTTCTGTATGGTATGGTCGGCCTGTACTCAGCTTCCTGAATAGATATGCTCAAACTAGCAGCAACCTGATGAATTCTACTGTCCCAATGCACCTAAACATATTTGTATTTGTCATTCAATGGCAGGTAACATGCTTTGCCGAAGCAGGTGGGCAGTATGTTTCAGAAATGGCACGGGCGGTGGAATTGCTGGGATTGCGTGCATGCTTGACAAAGTCAACAATGGACTGTGGTGATGGGTTACCTCCAAACTGGAGTTCTTGTTCTACCGACGACTGCATTCAGGTTTGCCCTCAAATCGAGATCAGGATCACTTTCTTAAACACTGTGACATGATACAGTTCTTTTGCTTGAACTCAATTTGTATCCTAGACTCGAGCCTTTCCATGGAACACATAACACCTTCTGTTCTCTTATTCCCCCCCTAATTTGAAATAGTGCCATTCATATCTTTAGTGAGTGCCATCGACAGCTCTAAACCGGTCTTCAGGGTCTATGCCATACATAAAGGGCTTGTTTTCACTTCATCGTTCTAGGGATGTGCATGTGCAACATGTAATTCAATAGCAGCATGAGCTCAGTCGTAGCAGCCACTTCAGGGGGGGGCTGCAGCTAGCTGGCATGTCAGCTGGCCCATGCGCAGGGAAGCGCTGAAGCTGAACATGTGGATCAGATCCAGCATCTGATGTGTTTATCGAGTTGTTAAGTGTGTCTCGCCTATTAGTTAGCATTATTTTGCTAGGCCAGCCCTATTTGTGGCACAGCTGATGCATATGTTGTAAGCAGAAATCAGTTAAGCATATTCCATCGTATCGATATCTGCATATTTAAGAACAGAGTTACTCTAAGAACATGTGGTACGTTAGATACTATGTTTATTGCTGAAGTTTGACAAACACTGGTACCCAATGTAAAATCCATGTACATGAGAAGTCTGCACGGAACAAACAATTCCTAAATTTGGAAAATCTGAGAAGGCATGATTCAAGTAGGCTACAGGGTATGTCAAAATTTGGAAGTACAATTGGAAGTAGAGAAGGAATAATAAGGTTACCAAAAATTGTTGCTTTTTCTATCATCCGTTGCTCATTTGACAGGAAAAACAGCTATTTGGGATTTACTGTACCTAAATAAGGTTAATTCTTATTTGATTGGTTTATGTCTGCACAAGTTAAGATCCATCTAAGTCCAAATATACATGTGTTTATTCTCGACATACTTGGCTGTTATGTGATGTGAATGACTTTTCTTTCACGCAGTCACAGAAAGATCTATATGAAAAGCATCATAACACAGCTGATGGACGAATCAGGATATGGTTTGGGTTGAGACAGATCATGAATGCGACAGATCGGTTACTGCTTGAAACAAGGGATGCTGCACAGGAACTGAATACTGGAATCCATATGGTATTAAAGTAGTTTATTTGTGCCGCAAAGTTTACCTTCTCTttctcccccctctcccttgccccttcTGTGCACAAGCCGCAGGTCCTTATTAATCTTCACATGGATTACAATAGGATAGAATAATTTAAGTAAGAAAATCAGGCATTTTATCAAAGCAAAGTCACTCACAAATGCATGGCACAAATGCATGCTTCTCTCCTTATAAATTGGAGCTTGGAACCATGGAACGACGAAATGTTTTATCTCGTTTCAGATATTGTTGTATCATTTAATTAATTTATTGAAATAAAACCTGGATGCTATATTTAATGATGCTTGGAGGACTGCCTGGAGTTGTTTTTGCGTTGTGCATTTCTATGATTTGGGCTCCTAGAGAATTATCTTGCTAATTTAACTGGAATTCGTTCCAATGTGAGGAGCCGAACACAAAATGATTATACTATTTTACAATTCCAGTAGAAGTTTTTGCTCCGCTAACTGCTCTACATTGCTTATGCTTTTGCTTTTCATTATTTTTGCAGCATATTGCGGAAATACCATATGAAAATCAGCTTGTAATGCGGATGAAGAAAATTGATCATGGGACAGTTACATATTTAGAGAAAATTGATTTTCTGAGGAATAATTTGCTGGCTGCCCATTCTGTTTGGTTGAATGAGTCTGAGGTAAGTAAGCTTTTCCACAATCGAATGTTACCTTTCACGTTATGTACCCTGGTTGTGCTCTGAGAATGTATGGTAATTATGGAATACCATAACTTTAAATCTAGGTTAAACTGTATGGCTTTTAATTGTACAAAGGTTGCCCCAGTGTACATCCAATTATGCCAGCAGTCATCACTGTACATAATCAGCATATAACCTGTTGCAGCAGCTATATGCTTCTTTTTTCTATATGTTAATTTGTCTGTCTAAATTCTTTACTATGCACTGTCTACCTTCTGATATGTTTTGTGATACTGGAATGCAAAATATAACTTTGGCAAACTTTTCATTTGAGTTTCTCACTTGCAGATAAGTCATTTTTCAAACGCTGGTGTCAAGGTTTCTCATTGCCCAGCATCTGCCATGAGAATGTTGGGGTTTGCTCCTATTAGGGAAATGCTGGATTCTGGTGTTTGTGTCTCTCTCGGTACCGATGGAGCACCAAGCAATAACAGAATGAGCATTGGTCTGCTTAATAAACTATAATCACAGATGTTTTTACGAGTGTGTTTAGCTTTGCTCTTAGTTTTCTTCACCTATGTTGTTTGGCACCCAGCAGTAGTGAGGATTCTGTCAGAGTTTTGCATCTAATATTTTATATTAAATGCACTTCGTAGTGATCCTAGGGCATATCCATTTGTTCTGTAAAGAAATAGGTGTGCCATATTTTTCTGTTATTATGTTCCTTGTCCAGTATCTATTGAATATGCATGGTTTTGATGATAGTTGGTAGGAGCTAGGGCCCTACCGGATGTAGGGCGTAGGTTGTAGGGGAAGGAGGGGGAAGGACGAGGGCTGgtgcgcggcggccggcggcgtggCGCCGTCCTTGCGACGGAAGCAGCGGCGGCGAAGgcaggaggcggctagggtttaggtctcccggctccctaaaggaagccgagcaaattatgattgcttcttgcttgattagattgatacatctcctctccttatatagagaggtttacttgactcctaagcaaacgatcctaatacgataagataattgggctaagcccctaattaAGATACTTGGGCCATAACccactgggctaagcccctaTGCCGGTCATTACACTTCTCCCCAC
This genomic window contains:
- the LOC109778961 gene encoding uncharacterized protein; translated protein: MTQVTAVSADIVLHNAFVVTMDGALTVLRDGAIAVVGDRIAAVGPSADVLGAFPGAAQTLNLAGRILLPGFVNTHVHTSQQLARGIADDVDLMTWLHGRIWPYESHMTEEDSYASTLLCGIELIRSGVTCFAEAGGQYVSEMARAVELLGLRACLTKSTMDCGDGLPPNWSSCSTDDCIQSQKDLYEKHHNTADGRIRIWFGLRQIMNATDRLLLETRDAAQELNTGIHMHIAEIPYENQLVMRMKKIDHGTVTYLEKIDFLRNNLLAAHSVWLNESEISHFSNAGVKVSHCPASAMRMLGFAPIREMLDSGVCVSLGTDGAPSNNRMSIVDEMYLASLINKGREAYISGTTNPTVLPSETVLTMATINGAKAVLWDNEIGSLEVGKKADLIVVNPFKWSMLPLHDSIANIVYCMRSENIESVMCNGQWIMKDQKIMNVNEEEVISSAVKRATALLARAGINLPERMNYL